Proteins from one Mercurialis annua linkage group LG7, ddMerAnnu1.2, whole genome shotgun sequence genomic window:
- the LOC126655164 gene encoding acetylserotonin O-methyltransferase-like, with translation MEETRNSASKIEKEEEDNEETMAEIEIWNYIFGFSIMGTVKCAIELGIADAIHNHHQGLMTLSELSSAVGCTHPSYLYRIMRLLVHQKIFKEKPTGQGAIGYTNTPLSRRLLRRGENSMADFILMESSPMMLAPWQCLSNHVRGISNNSVFEEAHGGDHLWKYTAENPGDSKLFSDAMSCDARALIPRVIKGCPELFDGVKSLVDVGGGNGTTLRLLVKAFPWINGINLDLPHVASVAPECDGATHVGGDMFEYVPKADAVIIKWVLHDWNDKECIQILKNCKDAIPKEKGKVIILDAVVDQSKDDKYEGVKLMLDMIIMAHTNTGKERTLNEWDSILMEAGFSHYVINSIPAVQSVIVAFP, from the exons ATGGAAGAAACAAGAAACTCAGcttcaaaaatagaaaaagaagaagaagataatgaGGAAACAATGGCGGAAATTGAGATATGGAACTATATATTTGGATTTTCCATTATGGGAACTGTTAAGTGTGCCATTGAGCTTGGAATAGCCGATGCcattcataatcatcatcaagGTCTCATGACGCTTTCCGAGCTATCATCAGCCGTTGGATGCACCCATCCGTCCTACCTTTATCGTATCATGCGGTTATTAGTGCATCAAAAGATTTTCAAGGAGAAACCGACCGGCCAAGGCGCTATAGGCTACACCAACACACCCCTCTCTCGTCGATTGCTCCGTCGAGGAGAAAATAGCATGgcggattttattttaatggagAGCAGCCCTATGATGCTAGCGCCATGGCAATGTCTGAGCAATCATGTTCGAGGAATATCTAATAATTCAGTATTTGAGGAGGCTCA TGGGGGAGACCATTTATGGAAATATACAGCCGAAAATCCTGGCGACAGCAAACTATTTAGCGACGCAATGTCGTGCGATGCTAGAGCTCTAATACCTAGAGTTATTAAAGGGTGCCCGGAGTTGTTCGACGGTGTTAAATCTTTGGTTGATGTGGGAGGAGGTAATGGGACTACCTTACGGTTGTTGGTTAAGGCTTTTCCGTGGATTAACGGTATTAACTTGGATCTACCTCATGTTGCTTCGGTTGCGCCGGAATGTGACGGTGCTACGCATGTTGGTGGTGACATGTTCGAGTATGTTCCAAAGGCTGATGCGGTTATCATAAAG TGGGTCCTCCATGATTGGAACGACAAAGAATGCATACAAATCTTGAAGAATTGCAAGGATGCAATTCCAAAGGAAAAAGGAAAGGTGATAATTCTTGATGCTGTGGTGGACCAATCAAAAGATGACAAATATGAGGGAGTGAAATTAATGTTAGACATGATTATTATGGCTCACACCAACACAGGCAAAGAGAGGACATTAAATGAATGGGATTCAATTTTGATGGAGGCTGGCTTTAGCCATTATGTAATAAACTCTATTCCTGCAGTTCAGTCTGTTATTGTGGCTTTcccttaa
- the LOC126655163 gene encoding methylmalonate-semialdehyde dehydrogenase [acylating], mitochondrial-like isoform X1: MGINEYLHLTEYVSQDKLTMSITTEHGKALKDAYNDVSRGLEVVEHACELASLQIGEFVSNISNGTDTYSIREPLGICAGIWPFEYSAIIPLWLFPVAITCGNTFILKPP, from the exons ATGGGAATCAATGAATATCTACAT TTAACTGAATATGTTTCCCAGGATAAGCTGACAATGAGCATTACTACCGAGCATGGAAAGGCTTTGAAAGACGCATATAATGATGTATCACGCGGACTAG AGGTGGTGGAACATGCTTGCGAATTGGCTTCTCTGCAAATTGGAGAATTTGTTTCCAACATCTCTAATGGGACGGATACCTATAGCATTAGGGAACCACTTGGCATATGTGCTGGAATTTGGCCATTCGAGTATTCAGCAATAATCCCACTATGG CTGTTTCCTGTTGCTATAACATGTggaaatacttttattttaaagcCACCATAG
- the LOC126655163 gene encoding methylmalonate-semialdehyde dehydrogenase [acylating], mitochondrial-like isoform X2 — protein MGINEYLHDKLTMSITTEHGKALKDAYNDVSRGLEVVEHACELASLQIGEFVSNISNGTDTYSIREPLGICAGIWPFEYSAIIPLWLFPVAITCGNTFILKPP, from the exons ATGGGAATCAATGAATATCTACAT GATAAGCTGACAATGAGCATTACTACCGAGCATGGAAAGGCTTTGAAAGACGCATATAATGATGTATCACGCGGACTAG AGGTGGTGGAACATGCTTGCGAATTGGCTTCTCTGCAAATTGGAGAATTTGTTTCCAACATCTCTAATGGGACGGATACCTATAGCATTAGGGAACCACTTGGCATATGTGCTGGAATTTGGCCATTCGAGTATTCAGCAATAATCCCACTATGG CTGTTTCCTGTTGCTATAACATGTggaaatacttttattttaaagcCACCATAG